GCGAACCCATCACCGGTGTCAGCGAGTTCCCGCATCTGGCGGAGAAGCCCGTGAAGCGCGAGCCCGCGCCGGTGCCCATGACGGGATCCGCGCTGTCCGGCGGCCTGCCGAAGGTGCGCCGCGACGAGGACTACGAGGCACTGCGGGCCCGTTCCGACGCGCAGCTGTCCGCCACGGGCGCCCGGCCGAAGGTCTTCATCGCCGCGCTCGGCACGGCCGCGGCACACACCGCGCGGGCCACGTTCGCATCGAACCTCTTCCAGGCGGGCGGCGTCGAGCCGGTCCACGACCCCGTGACGGTCGACGCGGAAACGGTCGCGGAGGCCTTCGCCCGCAGCGGTGCGGCCATCGCCTGCCTCTGCTCCAGCGACGCGCTGTACGAGGAGCAGGCTGCGGACGTCGCCAAGGCCCTCAAGTCGGCCGGCGCCGAGCGGGTGTTCCTCGCGGGCAGGCCCGGCGACCACACCGACGTCGACGACTACATCTTCGCGGGCTGCGACGCCGTGAGCGTCCTGTCCTCCGTACTCGACCGCATGGGAGTCGCGGCGTAATGCAGATCCCTGACTTCACCGAGATCGGTCCAGGCTCCGGGACGCCGTCCCCGGCCGCCACCGAGGAGCAGTGGCGCGCGGCCGTGAAGGAGTCGACCGGCAGCAGCGCCGACGACCTGCTGTGGGAGACCCCGGAGGGCATCGGCGTCAAGCCGCTCTACACCGGCCGAGACCTGGAGGGCCTGGACTTCCTCGGCACGTACCCGGGCGTGGCACCGTATCTGCGCGGCCCCTACCCGACGATGTACGTCAACCAGCCGTGGACGATCCGGCAGTACGCGGGCTTCTCCACGGCCGAGGAGTCCAACGCGTTCTACCGCCGCAACCTCGCCGCCGGACAGAAGGGCCTGTCGGTCGCCTTCGACCTGCCGACTCACCGCGGCTACGACAGCGACCACCCGCGGGTGACCGGTGACGTCGGCATGGCCGGTGTCGCCATCGACTCCATCTACGACATGCGGCAGCTCTTCGACGGCATCCCGCTGGACAAGATGACCGTGTCGATGACGATGAACGGTGCCGTGCTGCCGGTGCTCGCGCTCTACATCGTGGCCGCCGAGGAGCAGGGCGTACCTCCCGAGAAGCTGGCCGGGACCATCCAGAACGACATCCTCAAGGAGTTCATGGTCCGCAACACGTACATCTATCCGCCCCGGCCCTCGATGCGGATCATCTCCGACATCTTCGCGTACACCTCGCAGAAGATGCCGCGCTACAACTCCATCTCCATCTCCGGCTACCACATCCAGGAGGCGGGTGCGACGGCTGATCTGGAGCTGGCGTACACGCTCGCCGACGGTGTGGAGTACCTGCGGGCAGGGCGGGACGCTGGTCTGGACGTGGACGCGTTCGCGCCGCGGCTCTCGTTCTTCTGGGCGATCGGCATGAACTTCTTCATGGAGATCGCGAAGATGCGCGCGGCCCGGCTGCTGTGGGCCAGGTTGGTCAAGCAGTTCGACCCGAAGAACGCCAAGTCTCTCTCGCTGCGCACCCATTCGCAGACCTCCGGCTGGTCGCTCACCGCGCAGGACGTGTTCAACAACGTCACGCGCACCTGTGTGGAAGCCATGGCCGCCACACAGGGCCACACCCAGTCGCTGCACACCAACGCCCTGGACGAGGCGCTCGCGCTGCCGACCGACTTCTCCGCCCGTATCGCCCGCAACACCCAGTTGGTGCTCCAGCAGGAGTCGGGCACCTGCCGGGTGATCGACCCCTGGGGCGGCAGTGCGTATGTCGAGAAGCTGACGTACGACCTGGCGCGCAAGGCCTGGCAGCACATCCAGGAGGTCGAGGCGGCCGGCGGTATGGCCCAGGCCATCGACGCGGGCATCCCGAAGCTGCGTGTGGAGGAGGCCGCGGCCCGTACCCAGGCGCGGATCGACTCCGGCCGTCAGCCGGTGATCGGTGTCAACAAGTACCGGGTCGAGAACGACGAGGCGATCGAGGTCCTCAAGGTCGACAACTCCTCGGTGCGCGCCCAGCAGATCGCCAAGCTGCGGCGGCTGCGCGAGGAGCGCGACGAGGCCGTCTGCCAGGACGCCCTGCGCGCGCTGACGGAGGCCGCGGGACGGGGCTCAGGACCGGGTATGGAGGGCAATCTGCTGGAGCTGGCCGTGAACGCGGCCCGAGCGAAGGCGACCGTCGGTGAGATCTCGGACGCCCTGGAGAAGGTGTACGGGCGGCACGCCGGCCAGATCCGTACGATCTCCGGCGTGTACCGCAATGAAGCAGGGGAGTCCCCTTCGGTGGACCGCACACGCGCCCTGGTCGACCGCTTCGAGGAGGCGGAGGGCCGCCGCCCGCGCATCCTCGTCGCCAAGATGGGGCAGGACGGGCACGACCGCGGACAGAAGGTGATCGCGACCGCCTTCGCCGACCTGGGCTTCGACGTGGACGTCGGTCCGCTGTTCCAGACGCCCGCGGAGGTGGCCCGGCAGGCGGTCGAGGCGGATGTCCACGTGGTGGGCGTCTCCTCGCTGGCGGCAGGCCATCTGACCCTCGTCCCCGCGCTGCGCGAGCAGCTCGCGGAGGAGGGCCGCGAGGACGTCATGATCGTCGTGGGCGGGGTGATCCCGCCGCAGGACGTGCCCGCGCTGCTGGAGATGGGCGCGACGGCGGTGTTCCCGCCCGGCACGGTCATCCCGGACGCTGCCCACGACCTGGTGCGGCGGCTCGGCGCGGCGCTCGGCCACCCCGAGCTGTAGCGGCAGCCGGCGTATGCCCATCGACATCGACAGCTATGTGAAGGGTGTGCTCGACGGGAAGCGGGCGTGGATCGCCCGCGCCATCACTCTCGTCGAGTCCACCCGCGCCGACCACCGTGCACTCGCCCAGCGGCTGCTGACCGAACTGCTGCCGCACGCCGGTGCGGCACGGCGGATCGGCATCAGCGGAGTGCCCGGCGTCGGCAAGTCCACCTTCATCGATGCATTCGGCACCATGCTCACCGGTCTCGGCCACCGTGTCGCGGTGCTGGCCGTGGACCCCTCGTCCACCCGCACCGGCGGCTCGATCCTCGGCGACAAGACCCGTATGGAACGCCTCGCGGTGGACCCGGCGGCCTTCGTCCGTCCCTCGCCGAGCGCGGGAACGCTCGGCGGCGTCGCCAAGGCGACCAGGGAGTCCATGGTCGTGATGGAGGCGGCGGGCTACGACGTGGTGCTGGTGGAAACCGTGGGCGTGGGCCAGTCCGAGACCACGGTCGCCGGCATGGTCGACTCGTTCCTGCTGCTCAGCCTGGCGCGTACCGGCGACCAGCTCCAGGGCATCAAGAAGGGCGTTCTGGAACTGGCCGACGTCATCGCGGTCAACAAGGCCGACGGCCCCCATGAACGCGACGCCAGGGCCGCCGCCCGCGAACTGGCGGGCGCGCTGCGCCTCATGCATCCCTCGGATGCCGCCTGGACCCCTCCGGTGCTGAGCTGCAGCGCCCGCGAGTCGACCGGCCTGGACACGGTCTGGGACCGTCTGGAGCAGCACCGGACCCTGCTCGACGCGGGCGGCAGGCTCGCCGCCAAGCGCGCCGACCAGCA
This DNA window, taken from Streptomyces sp. SCSIO 30461, encodes the following:
- the scpA gene encoding methylmalonyl-CoA mutase, whose amino-acid sequence is MQIPDFTEIGPGSGTPSPAATEEQWRAAVKESTGSSADDLLWETPEGIGVKPLYTGRDLEGLDFLGTYPGVAPYLRGPYPTMYVNQPWTIRQYAGFSTAEESNAFYRRNLAAGQKGLSVAFDLPTHRGYDSDHPRVTGDVGMAGVAIDSIYDMRQLFDGIPLDKMTVSMTMNGAVLPVLALYIVAAEEQGVPPEKLAGTIQNDILKEFMVRNTYIYPPRPSMRIISDIFAYTSQKMPRYNSISISGYHIQEAGATADLELAYTLADGVEYLRAGRDAGLDVDAFAPRLSFFWAIGMNFFMEIAKMRAARLLWARLVKQFDPKNAKSLSLRTHSQTSGWSLTAQDVFNNVTRTCVEAMAATQGHTQSLHTNALDEALALPTDFSARIARNTQLVLQQESGTCRVIDPWGGSAYVEKLTYDLARKAWQHIQEVEAAGGMAQAIDAGIPKLRVEEAAARTQARIDSGRQPVIGVNKYRVENDEAIEVLKVDNSSVRAQQIAKLRRLREERDEAVCQDALRALTEAAGRGSGPGMEGNLLELAVNAARAKATVGEISDALEKVYGRHAGQIRTISGVYRNEAGESPSVDRTRALVDRFEEAEGRRPRILVAKMGQDGHDRGQKVIATAFADLGFDVDVGPLFQTPAEVARQAVEADVHVVGVSSLAAGHLTLVPALREQLAEEGREDVMIVVGGVIPPQDVPALLEMGATAVFPPGTVIPDAAHDLVRRLGAALGHPEL
- the meaB gene encoding methylmalonyl Co-A mutase-associated GTPase MeaB — translated: MPIDIDSYVKGVLDGKRAWIARAITLVESTRADHRALAQRLLTELLPHAGAARRIGISGVPGVGKSTFIDAFGTMLTGLGHRVAVLAVDPSSTRTGGSILGDKTRMERLAVDPAAFVRPSPSAGTLGGVAKATRESMVVMEAAGYDVVLVETVGVGQSETTVAGMVDSFLLLSLARTGDQLQGIKKGVLELADVIAVNKADGPHERDARAAARELAGALRLMHPSDAAWTPPVLSCSARESTGLDTVWDRLEQHRTLLDAGGRLAAKRADQQVEWAWSMVRDELLGRLRSHPEVRSLAPVLERRLRDGELTATLAAERILRAFGNSSEDRPPGG